AAAGTGGGTATTGCCCAACTCAAACAAATCATGGCTGAAACCGCTCAAAACTTTGACCAAATGGGAGTGGTACTCAATAAAGCGTGGCGAGAGTCACGGGATGAACTCTTAGCAATTAATCAACCTCGGATTTCCTACACGGAATTTACCACAGTCTGTTCAACTCATGGTTTAAATGATATTGCCACAAAAACCTTAGCTGACCTAATGCATGATTTAGGGTATATCGTTTACTACAGTGAGGATGAACGGTTACAGGATGATGTCGTATTACAGCCAGAATGGTTAACTAAAGCCATTGGTTTTGTGCTAGAAGACCGCACAACTCAAAACATGGATGGTATCTTATCGGATAACCGCTTACTAGAGGTATGGTGGGACAATCCAGCCGATGGTAAAACCCGCTACCCATCAGAATTGTATCCCTTCTTCCTGCGACTGATGGAAAAATACGATGTCTCCTACCGTTTGGAAGATGGAACCGCCAGTATAGTCGCGCAACACGTCCCCCAAATTCGTCCCCATCTCCCCTGGCTACCCGAAGAGGAACCCGCGAACAATCGGCGGCGAATTGCTACCGTTTGTGTGATGGAAGAATCACCACCGGGACTCATTCCCTGGATGATTGTTCGCACCCATGACTATATTTATCAACGCCATGAACCAGATGGGAAAACCCATCGATTACACTGGCAAAAGGGGATGTTCCTGCGGAATAAAACCCATGGTGAGGCAATGCTGGAATTGCGAGACAGAGAACTTCATCTGTATACTGAGGCGGTGTGGCCCGAATACTTTACCAATATCCTTCAGCAAACCCTACAAAAGCTGATTTCTGATACTTGGCCCGGATTAGCCGGACGGTATTATTTTGCCGTTCCTTGTCCTACCAAAAACCAAGGGAAAGCCTGTATGGGACGATTTGAAATTGGTGCATTACGCCAGTTTCTGGAGGAAGGGGATACTCACTATCCCTGTCAGTTTTGTCGCACCCGCCACAAAATAGTTGATTTACTCTTCGGTTTAGAAGAGGAAGATACTAGGGAACAATTGAGTCGCATTGAAGTTAAAGTTGAGCGCGGCTTTACCGAAATTCAGCAGAATCTCCAGGAATTTGAAAGCCGCATCGCCAACTATGTGATGGGAATTATGCAAGCCGTCGCCAGCGAATCCAAACGGGGATCGCGACTATTTACCCTGGAACCGAGGGAGGGGAACTGGCGACGGTTGACGAGTAAAAAGTATCGGCTACATTTGTGGTGTGAGGAACCGAATTGTCAGCATCCTGTCCATGATATCGATAAGGGAATTTATGAGTTTAAAGCGCCGCGTGAATGGGTAGAAAAAATCGCTCCCTACGCTAATTTAATTGCGGGAGTGTTGAAAACCTTAACCCCAATTACTGCGCCTGCTGCGAATATGTTTTTTGGCGAAGACTTCATGAAAGTCAGTAATATTCAATATAAATTGGAGATAATGAAGGAATTAACCAATACGATTCTCAGCGAGGATAAACTCCTGATTGATGGAACCGCCGGGATGCGCGATGGCTTACTTAGTCAAGCAGAACGTTCGGGAATATTGGCATTACATTCTTTCTTAGATGAGGAAGACCCCCATCATCAACGGTTGGGACTGAAGCGACTTCCAACTTATACCGGGGACTACCTTTGGTTATGTGAAAAACACTATCAGAATCGTCAGTCGAAAATGCCGCAGTTCTAGCTTACTTGTCACGCCATCTAGAAAAATCGATATCAAACCCAATCCCAAGGGTAAGCTGTTCGGCATTTAAACCTTAATAAATATCAATAATCATGAAATCCTTGTAGTGCGTTTAGCGAAGCCATGCCGCAGGCTTTGCATCTTGCTCGCTACTAATACCCAATTTAAAGGCATGACAGCTTACTAACTTTAGAGTTTGTAGTTGCGCTTTAGCGCTTATGGCACTAAAGCATTGGTGTCAACTTAAGGTCGAAAACCAATGCTGGCAAGGTTTTCAGCTATGTCTATTTACTGCTCAAAATTTCCCCCTCATCCCCTAACCCCTTCTCCCTTGAAATAAAAGCGATAGCATCCTCTGTCCTCCCCCCTCTTGTAGGGGGGAACGAGGGGGGTGGGAGAAGGGGAACCAGATTCTCTTACTCCCCTCTCCCCGGCGTGGGAGAGGGGCTGGGGGTGAGGGGTTGAGCTTAAGTTGACACGGATGGGCACTAAAGTGCCTACTACAAAACCTGCTTAAGTCATCGTAAAAACCATTATAGGATAAAGACTTGAGGTGAAAATTAAACCCGAAAATGGCTCACTATATCATCAAGCGTCTACTCAACCTGTTACCTGTTATCCTGGGTATTACTCTTTTAGTCTTTCTCTTCCTCCACCTAATTCCCGGTGATCCCGCAACAGTTCTGCTAGGAGAACGCGCCACCCCTGAACAGGTAGAAGCCTTACGGGAACAACTGGGTTTAAATCAACCCCTACCCCTGCAATACCTCACCTTTATCAATAATCTATTCCATCTCGACTTTGGCACCAGTATTATCAGTGGGATTCCGATTATCGATGAAATTAAAACCCGCTTTCCCGCCACCTTTGAATTATCCTTAGCCGCCATGATAGTCGCCGTCATTCTGGGAATTCCGGCTGGCGTTTTTGCAGCAGTTTACAAGAATCGTCCCGTTGATAACCTAACCATGATTGGCTCATTACTGGGGGTTTCTATGCCCGTATATTGGTTTGGATTACTCTTAATTTACCTGTTTGCCATTACCTTAAACTGGTTTCCCCCCAGTGGACGGATTAGTATTGATGCGGGATTAAATTTTCAACCGATTACCGGATTTTACATCTTAGATGCGATTCTCAAACTTGATTTCAACCTATTCCAAGATATTCTATCTCACCTGATTTTACCCGCTCTAACCCTCGGCACAATTCCCTTAGCCATTTTAGCGCGAATTACTCGTTCTTCTCTGTTAGAGGTTCTATCCCAAGACTATATTCGCACAGCTAGGGCAAAAGGTATTCCCGAACATTGGGTAATTCTTCGCCATGGATCAAAAAATGCTTTGTTGCCTGTGGTGACAATTATTGGGTTGCAATTTGGTACACTTTTAGGTGGTGCTATTTTAACCGAAACTATCTTCTCGTGGCCCGGAATTGGTTCCTGGATTTACGAAGGAATTTTGGCACGAGACTATCCTGTTGTTCAAGGTGGCGTCGTTGTCGTCTCAGTTATCTTTGTCCTAGTTAATCTTGTTGTTGATATTTCCTATGCGCTAGTTGATCCGAGAATTAAGTATAAATAGCTAGTAACGCTAGGCGGAAGTCAGTTGTAGAGACGTTGCATGCAACGTCTCTACAACTATCTTTTCGGTTGCAACCTGATGTAACTAAACCCGCCCAGACGCGCCATGGCGCGTCTCTACAATAGTTTCTAGACTTCCCGTGAAAAGTCAGATAAGTTATCAGGCATCAGAGGAGATATTTTGTATCTATATGTTACCGTTTTTGAAAAAAATTCCCTATTCCTTGACAAAGGACAAATGACAAAGGACAAATGACAAAGAACAGACAAAGGACAAAGGAATGAAAGCCGTAGTCATGACTACTCCGGGTAAACCAGAAGTGCTGCAATTGCAGGACATACCCGAACCAAAACTGCAAACCGATAGAGACATAGTAGTACGACTCCACGCCGCCGGGGTTAACCCCATCGACACCAAACTGCGAAACCGTGGCACATTCTACCCTGACGATATGCCCGCCATTTTAGGCTGTGATGGCGCGGGTGTTGTCGAAGCCGTGGGTTCTGCTGTCAGCCGATTTCAGGTTGGTGATGAGGTGTATTTCTGTGCGGGCGGATTAGGAAAATCGGGTACAGGAAATTATGCCGAACTCACGGTTGTAGATGAACGTTGGGTCGCCCGAAAACCCAAATCCTTATCCTTTACAGAAGCCGCCGCCGCACCGTTAGTGCTAATTACCGCCTGGGAAGCCTTATATGACCGAGGGCGCTTAGCAGCCGGACAAACGGCGCTGATTCATGGCGGTGCGGGTGGTGTGGGACATGTTGCGATTCAGCTTGCCAAAATCAAAGGGGCTGATGTTTGCACCACGGTAAGTTCCCAAGAAAAAGCCCGATTAGTGCGTCAATTAGGTGCAGACGAACCGATTCTTTACAAACAAACTGACTTTGCCCAAGCTGCATTAGATTGGACAGAGGGAAAGGGTGTAGATGTCGCCTTTGATACGGTTGGCGGTCAAACCTTTTACGACACCGTTCCCGCCGTGAAAGTCTACGGAGATTTGGTCACCATTCTCGAACCTGACTATAATATCGGGAAATTGAAAACAGCGCGATCGCGAAATCTGCGAATTAGCTTAGAACTCATGCTAACGCCGACACTCCAAGGATTAGTAGCAGCCCAGGAACACCAAACCGAGATTCTCGAACAATGCGCCCAATGGATAGATGAAGGCAAACTCAACATTCACCTCTCTCAAACCATTCCCCTCCCCGACGCCGTTAGCGCTCATCAAGCTATAGAATCAGGATCAACCACCGGAAAAATCGCCTTGCAGACGGCATAAAAAATAGTAGCTCGGCACACCTAATTTGATGGATTAGCATCTCTTGCTCCCCTCTCCCAAGCTTGGGAGAGGGGTTGGGGGTGAGGGCTGTAGCCTAAGTTGACACCAAGACACCAATCATCAGTAAAAATGGACAAAGAGAACCAACTGCTTCAGCAATATAGCCAAAATCAACGCAACTTTTCCGGCATAAACTTACAGGGTGCAACACTAATCGCTGAAAGACTGCAAGAGGCGAACTTCAGCCATGCTGACTTGAGCAACACAGTTTTCTTTGGGTCAAACTTGAGTCAAACCCTATTCTTGAATACTAACCTTAGTGGCGCTATCTTAGTCGCCACTAATTTAACCGATGCCATCCTGATAGAAGCTAACTTAATTAACGCCAATCTCAGCGGTGCAAAACTCATCGGCGCTCAATTAATCGGCGCTCAATTAACTGGCATTACCATAGTCGGAGCGAATTTGAGCAATGCCAACTTGATTAACGCTGATTTGAGTCAGACCAATTTATATAAAGCAAACCTCAGTTGGAGTGAGTTGAGTCTGACGAATTTAAGTGAGGCGAATTTAAGTGAAGCAGACTTAAGTCATGCGCGTTTAGTCGGCGCTAATTTGACTGGGGCAGATATGAATAGTGCCAATTTGCAGGACACTAATTTCAGTGGTGCTAACCTGACTGAAGTTAACCTAAAAGATACTACATTAAACTTAAATTCGCCAGAATTATTAGCAGAAATTTTACGACAAGCGGCTGGGGATGACAAAGACAAACAAAACCTGGCTGAATTACTGCTCATGTATCGCCAAGGATGGGACTATTTAGCCACCCTAAATCATCCCTTAGCAGAATGGGGAATCGAGACAATTAAAGCCATAGCCTCATCTGAGCAAAACTTTCCTGAATAGACCTGTTTGTAGTAGGCACTTTAGTGCCTTAAAATGCTTTATTGTCAACCCCTAAAGTCATGCCTATTGTAGGTTTCTATACTATCGTGTCCTCCTACATCTGGCGGGGTGTCCGATACTACCGGATATACTATCATTTCCTTCTACCTTGCATTTTTACCAGACATTTCATACCAAATCCGGGTTAGCCACCCCCTTTATAATCTAGTCCGCGCAGGCGAACTTAGTTTGTGTAGCAGCGATTTCAATCGCCTCCTCTTGCATGGGGTTTCTCTGACTCTTTAGATACCATCAAACCCAGCCACTGATTTCTACATCGGTCAAGATTCTCCCCAACTTAAGAGATTCACTTTTAGTCGCCTGTAAAATATGTTTCATCATCACCGATTCTCCCGCATCAGCCGCTAAAAACGCCGCATTCAACGCAATATTGCGGATATTTCCACCCGCCATATTCACCTTACCCAACTTTTTCATATCCAAGTTTTTCGTCGGCGTCTCTTCAGGAAAAATGTGCTGCCAAATCTCAGTTCTAGCCTCAGCATCAGGGAAGGGAAATTTAACCGAAAAATTAATCCGACGCAGGAACGCTTGGTCTAATGATTCCAACAGATTCGTCGTCAAAATTGCCAACCCTTGATAGGCTTCCATCCGTTGTAGTAAATAACTCACTTCCACATTCGCATGGCGGTCATGGGAATCTTTAACTTGAGTTCGTTTGCCAAACAAAGCATCTGCTTCATCAAACAGTAAAATCACTCCACCCGTTTCCGCTGCATCAAAGATTCGCCGTAAATTCTTTTCTGTTTCACCAATATATTTACTCACCACCGCACTCAAATCAATCCGATAAACATCCAGGCGTAATTCCTTTGCCAATACTTCCGCCGCCATTGTTTTCCCCGTACCACTGGGTCCAGAAAAGAGAGCGCTCACCCCTAAACCGCGTCCTCCTTTTCCCGCAAATCCCCACTCTTGATAAACTTTCGCTCGTTGTCGAACATGAGCCGCAATCTCCTGTAATGTATTTTTTTCTCGTTCAGGTAAAATCAATTCTTCCCAAGTCGCTACCGCATCAATCCGTTGTGCTAAATCATCTAACCGGGGACGCGCTTGAGTGCGACAAAAATCCCACAAGTGAGTTTGCAACGGAGAAAAAGGATTCTCTATTTTGGGTTTTGACGTTTGGCTTTTAGATTTGCGAGTACGCCTTGAAGAGGAAGCAGGTTTTTCCGGTTCTTTCTCCTTAGGTTGCTCGGTTTTGACTGGAGGAAACTCCATCCCTTCCAGCGATAAACAAGCGGCTTGAATGGCTAGAGGATTGAGATTAAAATGAGACACTAGCGTATCGATTTGCCCATTTAATTCTGACGCTGTTGAACCCAGATACGACTCCCAAATCAACTTTTGTTCCCTGTGGCTTAGTTGACCCACATCCAAGGTAATCATCGGGCGCTGGTTTTGTGGTTGTCGTTCTTGAGTGCTAAGAATTAAAGGCAGATTTAAATCTTCAACAAACTGAGAGATAGCCAACTCTCGCATCCCATCAGTTTGATTCAGTTCATCGCAGGTGAGTAAAAGGGCGCTGTTGGTTAATATAGCTTCCCGTAAACACCGCTGTTTTAATTGATAGAGTTCATGAGGATTGATGGGAAGCAGGGATGCGGAAATTAAATTTAGATGCAAACTCAAAGCACTACAGCCAGCAGCCGCAATGGTATGTTTTGCTCCTAGTTCTGCACCACACAATTGAACGATAGGAAAGATAGATGTCGGTGTTTTTTGAGACCAAGTGGCGATGAGTTGCTCGGTGAGTTGTTGGTAGGACAGGGGAAGAGAAGATGGAGGAAAAGGGGGTATAGGTTTGAGGATACCAATCAAGTCATCATCCTCACAGGGTTCACCTAAAAGATAGCAGAAAATGCGTCGATTAATACGTAGAGGAGAGTGAGAGAGCGTTTGACTATCACCACTTTCAATTAGTCCCCAGTATTCTAAGGGGGATTTGGAAGAGAAAACACGTAAATTAGCATCACTAAATGTAGCAAAAGCTAAATTCAGAGTCGGATGATTTTGGTCTGGATGACCATGAAATTTGGCACACAAGACTTTAAATTTTCTGTCTAATTCCATCCCTACGCACAACAATAGAATATATTGCTCGAAGGGAGAAAGCTTACAGATTGTGCAGAGCGTCTCTAAGGCTGAAGGCTTATTTTGTAGGCAAGCCAAGATGTCTGGCGCTAAGGTTGTCTCAAATCTGAGTGGACTCGTCTGATTTTGGTCACGGTTAATGGTATCTTCCAATACCTGACGAACTTGATTAACGGCTGTCTGGAGATATTGAAAATTGGCTTGATACCAGTTAGTCGATGCTGGAGTATCCATGATGTTATCGGGCTGTTTAAATATCTTCAGGTTTACAGTCAGATGTTTTATGGCTTCTATGTTAAGGCATATTTCAGTGTAAGTTAAATTCGGGAAAAACAGTTTATAATTTAGCCACGTCTCAAGACGTCTTGGGTCACTTGGCTTACAGGTGTTTCCCAGGAGTAGGCAGGCGCTCGCTTATGGGAGAATCACCCAGAATTATTGAGGCAACAGGCTCGGAAGTGACAAATCATCAGGCAACTGAGGCAGCATCATGTATAAACCACTCCAAAAGAAAAATTCCTCTTGGACTCCAACAACGGCACAGAAGAAGAGCAAGAGTGCTTCTAAGTTAGGGCATTTTTCGATTCAACCCAAGCCAAATCAGAAATCGTCTCAGTCGCCGGAAATAGGGGAGTATTCCAGAGAGTCGGCGGATAGACTCACCGCGAATGTGATGCGAAGTCTAGAAGCTAAGGATTCCCAGGAGACAGAAACGCCAACGGTGCAGCCTCAGTCAGAATCAAGGATTTCAGTGGCTGATGTCGTCGGACAGAGAATGCCCACCGTGATGGCACGCACCCTGACTCCCCAAGTAAGAATGGCTTCTGAAGTGTCACCAGAAAACCCGATTCAACGGCAATGTGCTGATTGTGCCTCTCCCCAACAAGAACAATCAACCGCAGCCGGGAAAGACATTGAGCAGATATCGTCAGAGGCAGGAGCAATCCAAACGAAACTGACTGTCGGAGCGCCAGGAGATCCCTACGAGCAAGAAGCTGACCGAGTGGCGGCTCAAGTGGTTTCTATGTCAGCACCTCCTGACAATTCAGCTCCAGTTCAGCGTTTAGCACAAGAGAATAACCCAATTCAGAAATGGTCGTTGGCACAGTCGATTACGCCTGTCGTACAGAGGCGACTATCTGAGCAGGTGCAAACACAAGGGTTAGTGCAACGGGCATTTCAAGCAGGTGGAACGGAAGCGTCTGAAGATGTAGAGAGCCGTTTGAATACGTCTAAGGGTGGGGGTTCTCCTTTATCGGAGGAAGTGAGAGCCTTTATGGAGCCGCGCTTTGGCTCTGACTTTAGTGGTGTGCGAGTGCATACAGGCAGTGAAGCGGTGCAGATGAATCAGGAGTTGGGCGCTCAGGCGTTTACTCACGGGCAGGATATTTTCTTTAACCAAGGGAAGTATAATCCCGGTTCAACCGATGGCAAGCTTTTGTTGGCACATGAAATGACTCATGTGGTACAGCAGACGGGTGGAGTTCAGCCCAAACGTACAATCAGTGAATCAGGGGAAAGACATGAGGTAGGGGCAGACCAGATGGAAGAGCAAAGTAAAGGTATGACTGTGCCGCTCTCTTGGCAGCCAATTGAGAGGATATCTACTGGAGAATTGCAAGTTCAGCGTTACTTTTTGGCTCAAAATCCTAATGATCCTTCCGATATAACCCGTGTATCGGACGACAGATCTGTAGCTGTTAAACAAGAAGGCTATGGCAGTCATAAGTTATGGGCTGCACCAGGCAAGGCTCAACATTCTTCAAATCAACTCAGAGCAGTTAATTCAGTGATCGAATTGGTAGAAAATAAAACTGATGTCATAAGAGTCCATGATCTAAACAATAATCGTAAAAATCTCGTCAGGGTCATACCACGAAATATAAGTAACGGTACCCAAGGAAATGGAATGATAATCTGGGCTGATTGCGGTAGATCGGCAAGGGATGTTATTGGAGGAGAAAATGGAACTAGAGGTGTCTACAGAGATCCAGCTAGTCGAACCGGACAACACAAAAGAACTGTTGAAACCTTTGATCCTGAAGTAATAAAGTGGAAGGTTTTGGAAAATATTCTTCGAGTTTACGAGCAACAATTAGGACAGAAGTTGCTTGACGAGAGAAGGATTAGTCGAATGAAAAGTAGAGGATATATATCCGCACTCGCTAATTATTTATTGAGAATTTACAATCAACTATCACCGAGAACAAGGGAAAATTTAGATCGGCGTACAGGAATTAATCGTTGGGCTAATCCTGTAGTTGGGCAAGCTTACACTATCTCTAGTGGTGGTTCTCCTATGAGAGATATCAATGGTAACCCAATAAGAACTTGGAATTTCCATTGGGCAGGTGTTGTAATGAAGAGTGATAACGGCAGAGACAACGTAACGCTTGAAAATTATTCTGTAAGCGACTATGACGAAGCAAATACTAACTGGATATTCCAAATGTACGGTTTAGCTCAGTCTGCGGCAGAAGATTCCAGCAAGCAAGGTCAAACATTTCACGAAGAACACCGAGATATGGGTCAGCACGGTGAAACTCCCACAACTTTAGTAGTAGAGTCTAATAGCAGATGAAAGAAGATGAGATGCGAGTGCAAGTTCTAACTTCTGTTTTACTAGCAGAGACTGTAGTTTTATTCATAGGAAGTGTAGCATTAGGAGGTTGCCAGCCAAATCAAACAGGTGTTTTAACTTTAACCACAGCAGCAAGTAATATGACGGAATTGCCAACTATTTTAAATCGTACTGACATTGAGGAACATTTTCCCGACCCCTTCGATGCCATAGATGATGATGAAATGGATGAGAGACTACAAGCAAGAGATAAAGGTAAACAAGTGCGTCTAATTGGACAATACATTCAAGTAGATGTGAGAAGATGGCCCAAACCACCACCGAGATATAAAGGTCATGTAGCTGTGGTGTTGGAAGATGGCACTGAGGTCTTTCTTTATCCTCCCTGGCATTCTGAAGCCATAAGATCGACTAATGAAATTACACGATATAACAATCGAGGAGTTGCTGTGGTCGGTAAAATTGTTCCAGAATGTCCTAAATCTCCTCAGCCTGCTGCAAGCATTGTAGCGCCATGTATGCTAACAATTGATTTCATTGATCTAGTGGATTGAATCAATTGGCTCTCCCGTACATGGTGTGATAAATTTCACTTATATGTGTAGCGATGAGCTTGATTGGAGGAAAACCTAGCTTTTAAGCTGGATTAGTTGGGTTTCCTTGCGTTTTCCCAACCTACAAGCATTACATCATGGGACTTTAGCTTAATTTATAAGACTTTATTATCACTCTAAGTACGGGAGAGCCAAGGGTTTGACCATCACTACTTTCAATCAGTCCCCAGGATTCCAAGGGAGATGCGGAAGAGAAAACACGAAAATTAGCCTCGCTAAACGTAGCCAACGCTAAATTCAGAGTCGAATAATTTTGGTCGGGATGACCATGAAATTTGGCACACAAGACTTTAAATTTTCTGTCTAATTCAATCCCGACGCACAATAAGAGGATATATTGCTCAAAGGAAGAAAGCTTAAAGATAGTGCAGAGCGTCTCTAAGGCTGAAGGGTTATAGGGTTTAATGGCTTCTATGTTAAACCCTATTGCAGTGTGAGTTAAATTCGGGAAAAACCGTTTATAATTTATCCACATCTCAAGATGTCTTGTTACAGGTGTTTCGCCGAAGTAGGCAGGCGCTCGCTTATGGGAGAATCACCCAGAATTCTTGAGGCAACAGGCTCGGAAGTGACAAATCATCAGGCAACTGAGGCAGCATCATGTATAAACCCCTACAAAAGAAAAATTCCTCCTGGACTCCAACAACGGCACAGAAAAAAAGTAAGAGTCCGTCTAAATTAGGACATTTTTCGATTCAACCCAAGCCAAATAAGAAATCGTCTCAGCCCCAGGAAATAGGGGAGTATTCCAGAGACTCGGCGGATAGACTAGCGGCGAATGTGATGCGAAGTCTAGAAGCTAAGGATTCCCAGGAGACAGAAACGCCAACAGTGCAGCCTCAGTCCGAATCAAGGATTTCAGTGGCTGATGTCGTCGGACAGAGAATGCCCACTGTGATGGCACGCCCCCTGACTCCCCAAGTAAGAATGGCTTCTGAAGTGTCACCAGAAAACCCGATTCAACGGCAATGTGCTGATTGTGCCTCTCCCCAACAAGAACAATCAACCGCAGCCGGGAAAGACATTGAGCAGATATCGTCAGAGGCAGGAGCAATCCAAACGAAACTGACTGTCGGAACGCCAGGAGATCCCTACGAGCAAGAAGCTGACCGAGTGGCGGCTCAAGTGGTTTCTATGTCATCACCTTCTGACAATTCAGCTCCAGTTCAGCGTTTAGCACAAGAGAATAACCCCATTCAGAGAGAGTCTTTGGCACAGTCGATTACGCCTGTTGTACAGAGGCGATTATCTGAGCAGGTGCAAACACAAGGATTAGTGCAACGGGCATTTCAAGCAGGTGGAACTGAAGCGTCTGAGGATTTAGAGAGCCGTTTGAATGCGTCTAAGGGTGGAGGTTCTCCTTTATCGGAGGACGTGAGAGGGTTTATGGAGCCGCGTTTTGGTTCTGACTTTAGTGGAGTGCGGGTGCATACGGGTGGTGAAGCGGTGCAGATGAATCAGGAGTTGGGCGCTCAGGCGTTTACTCACGGGCAGGATATTTTCTTTAACCAAGGGAAGTATAATCCCGGTTCAACCGATGGCAAGCTTTTGTTGGCACATGAAATGACTCATGTGGTACAGCAGACCGGTGCAGTCTCACCCAAGCAAGAACAGCAATCTATTCAATCAGAGAGTTCCGCCCACAAAGTACCTGGATATCTCCAATCGATTTTTTCTTCTCAACAAGGTAATACTGCCTTGTATCGCAAAGAATTACAAGATTTTCAGCAGGTAAACAGCAATAA
The nucleotide sequence above comes from Coleofasciculus chthonoplastes PCC 7420. Encoded proteins:
- a CDS encoding leucine-rich repeat domain-containing protein; its protein translation is MTDRSELLEIIEKAAREGVTELDLSGKGITEIPECIGQLTNLQELDLRENQITEIPECIGQLTNLKKLIIGKNKITEIPGCISQLTNLRFLGLWENQITEIPEFIGQLTNLKKLSLSANQITEIPKFIGYLNNLQLLGLSRNQITEIPECISQLTNLQNLYLHDNKITEIPECIGQLTNLQNLVLIGNQITEIPEFIGKLTNLQNLGLTGNQITEIPEFIGKLTNLQLLYFGGNQITEMPECIGQLNNLQILNLWKNQITEMPECIGQLNNLQILNLWKNQITEIPECIGQLNNLQELDLDDNKITEIPECIGQLINLQELSLTENQITEIPECIGQLTNLQKLILDNNPLNPVVRSAYQSGLDELKAYLKSIQEPEQREEFYEAKLVLVGEGGVGKTTLLKALTGKDPQTNEATTHGVDIAIQALHLPHPQKENVEIKLNAWDFGGQEVYRVTHQFFFSKRSVYLLVWEPRRGVQQCQVEDWLKLLRLRVGDEARVIIISTYCQSGQHIARIDKPVLKRDFGDMIVDFHEVDSLVDDPATGEKVGIAQLKQIMAETAQNFDQMGVVLNKAWRESRDELLAINQPRISYTEFTTVCSTHGLNDIATKTLADLMHDLGYIVYYSEDERLQDDVVLQPEWLTKAIGFVLEDRTTQNMDGILSDNRLLEVWWDNPADGKTRYPSELYPFFLRLMEKYDVSYRLEDGTASIVAQHVPQIRPHLPWLPEEEPANNRRRIATVCVMEESPPGLIPWMIVRTHDYIYQRHEPDGKTHRLHWQKGMFLRNKTHGEAMLELRDRELHLYTEAVWPEYFTNILQQTLQKLISDTWPGLAGRYYFAVPCPTKNQGKACMGRFEIGALRQFLEEGDTHYPCQFCRTRHKIVDLLFGLEEEDTREQLSRIEVKVERGFTEIQQNLQEFESRIANYVMGIMQAVASESKRGSRLFTLEPREGNWRRLTSKKYRLHLWCEEPNCQHPVHDIDKGIYEFKAPREWVEKIAPYANLIAGVLKTLTPITAPAANMFFGEDFMKVSNIQYKLEIMKELTNTILSEDKLLIDGTAGMRDGLLSQAERSGILALHSFLDEEDPHHQRLGLKRLPTYTGDYLWLCEKHYQNRQSKMPQF
- a CDS encoding ATP-binding protein, yielding MDTPASTNWYQANFQYLQTAVNQVRQVLEDTINRDQNQTSPLRFETTLAPDILACLQNKPSALETLCTICKLSPFEQYILLLCVGMELDRKFKVLCAKFHGHPDQNHPTLNLAFATFSDANLRVFSSKSPLEYWGLIESGDSQTLSHSPLRINRRIFCYLLGEPCEDDDLIGILKPIPPFPPSSLPLSYQQLTEQLIATWSQKTPTSIFPIVQLCGAELGAKHTIAAAGCSALSLHLNLISASLLPINPHELYQLKQRCLREAILTNSALLLTCDELNQTDGMRELAISQFVEDLNLPLILSTQERQPQNQRPMITLDVGQLSHREQKLIWESYLGSTASELNGQIDTLVSHFNLNPLAIQAACLSLEGMEFPPVKTEQPKEKEPEKPASSSRRTRKSKSQTSKPKIENPFSPLQTHLWDFCRTQARPRLDDLAQRIDAVATWEELILPEREKNTLQEIAAHVRQRAKVYQEWGFAGKGGRGLGVSALFSGPSGTGKTMAAEVLAKELRLDVYRIDLSAVVSKYIGETEKNLRRIFDAAETGGVILLFDEADALFGKRTQVKDSHDRHANVEVSYLLQRMEAYQGLAILTTNLLESLDQAFLRRINFSVKFPFPDAEARTEIWQHIFPEETPTKNLDMKKLGKVNMAGGNIRNIALNAAFLAADAGESVMMKHILQATKSESLKLGRILTDVEISGWV
- a CDS encoding zinc-dependent alcohol dehydrogenase family protein encodes the protein MKAVVMTTPGKPEVLQLQDIPEPKLQTDRDIVVRLHAAGVNPIDTKLRNRGTFYPDDMPAILGCDGAGVVEAVGSAVSRFQVGDEVYFCAGGLGKSGTGNYAELTVVDERWVARKPKSLSFTEAAAAPLVLITAWEALYDRGRLAAGQTALIHGGAGGVGHVAIQLAKIKGADVCTTVSSQEKARLVRQLGADEPILYKQTDFAQAALDWTEGKGVDVAFDTVGGQTFYDTVPAVKVYGDLVTILEPDYNIGKLKTARSRNLRISLELMLTPTLQGLVAAQEHQTEILEQCAQWIDEGKLNIHLSQTIPLPDAVSAHQAIESGSTTGKIALQTA
- a CDS encoding pentapeptide repeat-containing protein, coding for MDKENQLLQQYSQNQRNFSGINLQGATLIAERLQEANFSHADLSNTVFFGSNLSQTLFLNTNLSGAILVATNLTDAILIEANLINANLSGAKLIGAQLIGAQLTGITIVGANLSNANLINADLSQTNLYKANLSWSELSLTNLSEANLSEADLSHARLVGANLTGADMNSANLQDTNFSGANLTEVNLKDTTLNLNSPELLAEILRQAAGDDKDKQNLAELLLMYRQGWDYLATLNHPLAEWGIETIKAIASSEQNFPE
- a CDS encoding ABC transporter permease; the protein is MAHYIIKRLLNLLPVILGITLLVFLFLHLIPGDPATVLLGERATPEQVEALREQLGLNQPLPLQYLTFINNLFHLDFGTSIISGIPIIDEIKTRFPATFELSLAAMIVAVILGIPAGVFAAVYKNRPVDNLTMIGSLLGVSMPVYWFGLLLIYLFAITLNWFPPSGRISIDAGLNFQPITGFYILDAILKLDFNLFQDILSHLILPALTLGTIPLAILARITRSSLLEVLSQDYIRTARAKGIPEHWVILRHGSKNALLPVVTIIGLQFGTLLGGAILTETIFSWPGIGSWIYEGILARDYPVVQGGVVVVSVIFVLVNLVVDISYALVDPRIKYK